A genomic window from bacterium includes:
- the rplK gene encoding 50S ribosomal protein L11: MAKKITGYIKLQLSAGKATPAPPVGPALGQKQVNIMDFCKQFNARTEKDAGMIIPVLITVYQDKSFSFITKSPPASVLLIKAAAVEKGSGVPNRTKVGTVTPAQVRQIAELKMKDLNANDVENAMRMVEGTARSMGITVQE, from the coding sequence ATGGCAAAGAAGATCACCGGCTACATCAAGCTTCAATTGTCCGCCGGTAAGGCCACTCCCGCTCCGCCGGTTGGACCGGCGCTCGGGCAGAAGCAAGTCAACATCATGGACTTCTGCAAGCAGTTCAATGCACGGACCGAGAAAGACGCGGGCATGATTATTCCCGTCCTGATTACGGTGTATCAGGACAAGAGTTTTTCCTTTATTACCAAAAGCCCGCCCGCTTCGGTGTTGCTCATCAAGGCCGCCGCGGTCGAGAAGGGTTCGGGAGTTCCGAACCGAACGAAAGTCGGTACGGTGACTCCCGCACAAGTTCGGCAGATCGCTGAATTGAAGATGAAGGATCTGAACGCCAACGACGTCGAGAACGCCATGCGGATGGTCGAGGGCACGGCGCGTTCGATGGGGATTACCG